A genomic segment from bacterium encodes:
- a CDS encoding IS3 family transposase, which translates to MLIDHANKSITITRQAELLGIARSTVYYEPVVDLYGLELMRFIDEQYTKTPFYGFRRMTVSLNRNGYLVNRKRVQRLMRLMGIEAIYPKPNLSKPHPNNKIYPYLLFVAFLPASRSRGEGLFAPTYKRLAQPFLQWIYFDIFFQFKETTN; encoded by the coding sequence TTGCTTATTGACCACGCAAACAAATCTATAACGATAACCAGACAGGCAGAACTTCTGGGCATAGCCAGATCGACCGTGTATTATGAGCCTGTTGTTGATCTTTACGGCTTAGAGCTCATGCGATTCATAGATGAGCAATACACGAAGACACCTTTTTATGGTTTCAGGAGGATGACGGTATCATTGAACAGGAACGGTTACTTAGTAAACAGGAAAAGGGTCCAGAGGCTGATGAGACTGATGGGGATTGAAGCCATCTATCCGAAGCCCAATCTGAGCAAACCACATCCAAACAACAAGATATATCCTTATCTGCTATTCGTAGCCTTCTTACCAGCCAGCAGAAGTAGGGGCGAAGGGCTGTTCGCCCCTACTTACAAACGACTGGCTCAACCCTTTCTTCAATGGATATATTTTGATATATTTTTTCAATTTAAGGAGACCACCAACTAA